TTTAGTGGGGGCTGAGGTTTTTATAAGAATGTCAGGAGGTACCTTATTGTATGAAACAGGTAAATATGGAATGATTTTATTTATTCTTCTAGGGCTGTTTTTAGGTCCAGTAAAACAAAAACAAACAGTATCATTTATATTATATATATTACTTTTATTAATAGGTATTATATTTACTGACACTCCATCAGGTGAATCAATTAGAAATGCTATATCATTTAATTTAAGTGGGCCTATAACTTTAGGCTTATTTGCTCTTTATTGTTATAAAAGGACAATAACATTAACAGAATTTAAAGAGTTGCTTTTTCTCTGTTTATTGCCTATATTTTCTATGGTTAGTTATGTTTATTTTAGAACACCAGATTTAGAAGAAATGGTTTTTGGTACTTTATCAAATTTTGACACATCTGGAGGTTTTGGCCCCAATCAGGTGGCTACTATGATTGGTTTCGGAGCATTTATTTTAGGTGTTTTTTTATTTATCAGAATTAATTTATCTGTATATATTTTTTTAGATGGTTTCTTTTTAACATATTTCATATACAGAGGTTTATTAACATTTTCAAGAGGAGGTATGATTACAGCAGTGGTTGCGTTTTTGTTTTTTGCCTTTTTTATGTTTTTATTTCAGAAGGTAACTCTTGTTAAAGTTTCTAAATATGTTTTCGTTTCACTAATTTTATTTTTAGGAATTTGGTTGTATACATCAAATATTACCGGAGGAATGATTGCTAATAGATATGCAGGAGAAAATACTATGGGTGTTAAGAAAAAAGATGTAACTGCAGGAAGAGGGAAGATTATTAATATGCAGTTAGAAAGTTTTTATGAATCTCCAATTTTTGGTATTGGAGTTGGTAATGGTAAGTATAAAAGAATTGAAACTGGAGAGCATGTAACTGCTGCTTCTCATAATGAGGTTAGTAGATTAATTGAAGAGCATGGTTCATTAGGCATAATTGCACTGTTGATACTTTTAATAGCACCTTTACAGAATATGTATTTTAGTAATAATTACCAAAGAGCATTTTTAATTTCTTTTTATATTTTTTGGTTTTTAACGATTAACCATTCTGCAATGAGAATCGCATTTCCTGCTTTTGTTTATGGATTAAGTTTGATTAGAATTGTACCAGATGAATCGTAAAAAAATATTATATATAGGTAACAATTTAACAGGGAAAACAAAGTATAATTCTACCATAAAAGTATTATCTACGTTGTTAAAAGAAGAAGGTTTTTCTGTAATAGTTTCATCAGATAAAATAAGTAAACTATTAAGGTTATTAGATATGTGTATTTCTCTCGTAAAAAATAGAAATAAAGTAGATTATGTTCTAATTGATACTTTTAGTACCATAAATTTCTATTATGCATTTATCATATCTCAATTAGCAAGAGTTTTTAAATTAAAGTACATTCCTATTTTACATGGAGGTAATTTACCTGAAAGATTAGAACGAAATACGTTTTTAAGTGATTTGATTTTTAAGAACTCATATAAAAATGTAGCTCCTTCAAATTACCTAAAATCCTCTTTTGAGAAAAAAGGATATGATACCATGTTTATTCCTAATATTTTAGAGATAGAAAACTATAATTTTAAGAATAGAAAACAACTTGAGCCTAAATTATTTTGGGTTAGAGCTTTTAAAGAAATTTACAATCCTACGTTAGCAATCAAAGTTTTAGATTTACTTAAAAAAGAATATCCTAAAGCAAAACTATGTATGGTTGGACCTTTTGTTGATGATAGTTATGATGATTGCTTAAAGTTGATTTCTGAATTAAAATTAGAAAGTTCTGTAGAATTTACAGATGTTCTTCTAAAAGAAGATTGGCATAAAAAATCTGAAGATTATGACATCTTTATTAATACAACAAATTTTGACAATACACCTGTTAGTGTAATGGAAGCGATGGCTTTGGGGTTACCAATTGTTAGTACAAATGTTGGTGGAATGCCTTTTTTAATAGATGATACAACTGATGGATTATTAGTCACTAAATCTAATACAGAAGAAATGACGAGTGCAATTGTTTCTTTACTAAATAATAATCACCCTAACTTAGCAATAAATGCTAGAAAGAAAGTGGGAAATTTTAGTTGGAATAATAACAAAGGAAAGTGGTTTAAAATTCTAAAATGATGATCAGAAAAATTATCTACACTTTAGGACAACAATTGAGAAATCCCTCTTTTAAAATTAAATACCATTTTTTAAAGGAATCTGAAAAATGGTCTTTAGATGAGTTAGAGCAATATCAGCTAAAAAAGTTTAAAGAAATTTTACAAGTAGCTTACAATAATTCTGAGTTTTATAAAAGGAAGTTCGATGAACTAAATGTAGATATTCAAAAAGTAAGTTCATTAGATGATATTAAACTATTTCCTATAATAACAAAAAAGGATTTAATAAAATTTGCACCTCAAATACATACGAATCTGACTTTTAAAAAGAAGTTTTTAGCAACAACCTCAGGTACATCAGGAGAGTCTTTAAAGTTTTTTAGAGAGGAAGAAGTAGATTCGTTTAATAGAGCAGCAATACAAAGAGGATATTCTTGGTACGACATAAATCCTTGGGATAGAAATGGATATTTTTGGGGCTTTAGCTTTTCTTTTATCAGTAAACAAAAAAATAAGATTTTAGATTTTCTACAAAATAGATTTAGAATTTTTAGCTATAACGAAAAGTCACTAAAAAGTTTTATTAGAAAAGCTCAAAAAGCGAACTATATTCATGGGTATTCATCAATGATATACCAAACAGCAATTTTAATTAATAAATTAAAATTACCGAAACCGTTACAGATTAAAATGATTAAAGGTACTTCAGAGAAAATTTTTGAAAGTTATCAATCTCCAATTAAAGAAGCTTTTGGGGTTAAAATTATTAGTGAATATGGGGCAACTGAATCTGGTATTATAGCTTTTGAATGTGAACAAGGAAGTATGCATTTAAATATGGAGGGGGTTTTGGTTGAAGAAATAGATAATGAAATATTAGTAACAAATTTACAATTACATTCTTTTCCAATAATTCGTTATAAATTAGGTGATTATATCTCTTTAGCTCCAAGAGAGAAGAAATGTTCATGTGGCAAAAATCATTTAATTTTAGATGAAGTTACAGGTAGAATAGGAGAGAATATTTATGGGGTTGAGAATACATATCCGAGTCTGTATTTTTATTACATATTTAAGAATTTATCAAAAAAAGAGAAAATAGTTTTAAACTATCAAGTTGTTCAAAATCAAAAAGGGAAATTGATTTTTTTGTTAGATATTAAAGTAAATGTAGATGTTGAAAGAAAATTAGTTGCTGAGATTGAAAAATATTTTAAAAAAGATATTATTTTTGAGATAAAACAACAAGCAGAGTTCATCTACACTAAAGGAAAACTGAAAAATTTTATTTCTGAAATAAATGAATAACCTAGTTTCTATTATTACACCAAATTATAATTCTGAGAAATTTATTTCAGAAACAATTAATAGTGTTTTAAATCAGACCTATAAAAATTGGGAAATGATTATTGTAGATGATGTTTCTACGGATAAAAGTATAGATATTATTACTTTTTTTTGTAAACAAGATTCTAGAATTCAATTGCATCAATTATCGGATAATTCTGGAGCTGCTATCGCAAGAAATAAAGCAATATCTTTAGCAAAGGGTACTTTTATAGCTTTCTTAGATAGTGATGATTTATGGTTGCCTAAAAAATTAGAATTCCAGTTAGATTTTATGCTGAAAAATAATTACTCTTTGAGTTATACATCTTATGAAATTATAAATGAAGAAGGGAATAGTACTAACAAAACTATAAAGTGTAAAGATAAATTAGATTATAACAGAATGTTGTATTCTAATGAAATAGGATGTTTAACAGCAATGTATAATAAAGATGTTTTGGGTAAAATATTTATGCCTAAAATTAGAAAAAGACAAGATTATGGTTTGTGGTTAAAAGTTTTAAAATCAGAAAAGTATGCTTTTGGTTTAGCTACAGTTTTGGCTCAGTATAGAGATCGAAGTCAATCGATATCAAATAATAAAGTAGAAATGCTTAAATGGAATTGGAATTTGTATAAAAATGTTGAAAATTTATCTTATTTTCGAGCTACATATTATACACTATGTAATGTAATAAATAAACTGCTTAAATGATTTCGAAATCTTATTATAATATATCTGAAAGGAAAATTCTATTAAGAATTGTAGATATTGCAATAATTATTTTAAGTCTTTTTTTATCATCAATTTATCTAAATTTTAATTATTTCTTTTTTTCAAATGACTATATTTTAAATTGGTCATTATTACTTATTTTTTATTATTTGATATTTGGTGAAATCTTTTTGCTGTACAATTTAAATATTTCAAATAATAGATATACAGTCGTTAGAAGTGTAATATTAACAGCTTTTTTTACTACAATATTTTATATTTTCACACCTTATATTTCACCCGTTTTACCATCTAATAGATTGCAAATAGTATATTTCTTTCTAATACTATCTTTACCCGTTATTATTTGGCGGTTTTTATATATGTGGTTGATTTTTTCACCAAAATATTTCAAAAACATTGTTTTTATTGGGGAGTCAGATAGAATAAAAAGTATACTTAAAAAAATTCAAAAAGACAATATTCATAATTTACATGCTTATTTATCTGATAAGGAAGTAACTGGTATTCATAATTTTCAGGATATTTCTACTGCTAAGATTTCTTCTTTAATTGATAAGAATAGTGTTACTGAAGTGATTGTTTCTCTAAAAGGATTATTACCAGAAGTTGTTGAAAAATTGAACAAAGAGCTTGTTTTATTATTTGAACAAGGAGTAAATATAGTTAGTTATGAAACGTTTTATGAAGAAGTAACATTAAGAGTTCCTAAAGAATATTTAAAAAATAATTTTTACAAACATTTAAATTTCAGTAAGAATAATAGCAACCGTTTTTATCTTTTTGGTTTAAGATTTGTAGATATTATTCTTTCAATTTTTGGTCTTATTGTACTTTTCTTTTTAATACCTATCTTATTTTTAGGTAATCTTATGGGTAATAGAGGATCTCTATTTTATTCGCAAGATAGAGTTGGTCAAAATGGAAGGAAATTCAATATTTTTAAGCTAAGATCTATGGTTGAAAATGCTGAATCTAATGGAGCAGTTTGGGCAGTAAAAAATGATAAAAGAATTACTGCTTTTGGCAAATTTTTAAGAAATACGAGGTTGGATGAATTTCCTCAGTTTTACAATATATTGAAAGGCGATATGAGTATTATTGGACCAAGACCAGAAAGACCTGAATTTGTGAAAGACTTAGAAAATAAAATTCCTTTTTACGCAATTAGGAATGTTGTTAGACCAGGTTTAACAGGTTGGGCACAAGTTAACTATCCTTATGCAAATACAATTGAAGAGCAAGAGACTAAATTGCGTTATGACTTGTATTATATAAAAGAAAGAAGTGCTTTTATGGACTTTAAAATATTGATAAAAACGGTTACTACTGTTTTATTTTATAAAGGTCAATAATCTTTTTGATAAAAAGTAATACCTAATAATAAGTAATATTAATAGTGGAGTTACTACTATTGGAAAAACCTGAATTTTGAGTATCCAAAGTACAGGAATGAGAAGCAATAAAACGATCAATACAAACAAATATTTCTGTAACCATCTTTTTTGTTGTTTCGTGTTTAATAATAGAAAAGCGATAATTAAATTCGGAGCAAAAGCCCACAACAAATTAAAATTATTTGGTGCTGTTGAATGTGTTGAGAAAAACCATAGGAAAAATAATACACAACCAATGAATCCTGTTGTAAAGAACAAAACAAAATCTAACCATTTTGTTCTTCTATTCTTTATATAATCTTTATAAGTAATATATATACCCAAAAGAGCAATAATACTAAATATTAAAAACGGGTT
The window above is part of the Polaribacter sp. SA4-12 genome. Proteins encoded here:
- a CDS encoding sugar transferase, which codes for MISKSYYNISERKILLRIVDIAIIILSLFLSSIYLNFNYFFFSNDYILNWSLLLIFYYLIFGEIFLLYNLNISNNRYTVVRSVILTAFFTTIFYIFTPYISPVLPSNRLQIVYFFLILSLPVIIWRFLYMWLIFSPKYFKNIVFIGESDRIKSILKKIQKDNIHNLHAYLSDKEVTGIHNFQDISTAKISSLIDKNSVTEVIVSLKGLLPEVVEKLNKELVLLFEQGVNIVSYETFYEEVTLRVPKEYLKNNFYKHLNFSKNNSNRFYLFGLRFVDIILSIFGLIVLFFLIPILFLGNLMGNRGSLFYSQDRVGQNGRKFNIFKLRSMVENAESNGAVWAVKNDKRITAFGKFLRNTRLDEFPQFYNILKGDMSIIGPRPERPEFVKDLENKIPFYAIRNVVRPGLTGWAQVNYPYANTIEEQETKLRYDLYYIKERSAFMDFKILIKTVTTVLFYKGQ
- a CDS encoding glycosyltransferase family 4 protein gives rise to the protein MNRKKILYIGNNLTGKTKYNSTIKVLSTLLKEEGFSVIVSSDKISKLLRLLDMCISLVKNRNKVDYVLIDTFSTINFYYAFIISQLARVFKLKYIPILHGGNLPERLERNTFLSDLIFKNSYKNVAPSNYLKSSFEKKGYDTMFIPNILEIENYNFKNRKQLEPKLFWVRAFKEIYNPTLAIKVLDLLKKEYPKAKLCMVGPFVDDSYDDCLKLISELKLESSVEFTDVLLKEDWHKKSEDYDIFINTTNFDNTPVSVMEAMALGLPIVSTNVGGMPFLIDDTTDGLLVTKSNTEEMTSAIVSLLNNNHPNLAINARKKVGNFSWNNNKGKWFKILK
- a CDS encoding O-antigen ligase family protein, with amino-acid sequence MINKILGNKFLFICVHIVLGFLVTFLPIAKIYTLLIFVIGAFIIYTTRNRKEEALFLISYLVGAEVFIRMSGGTLLYETGKYGMILFILLGLFLGPVKQKQTVSFILYILLLLIGIIFTDTPSGESIRNAISFNLSGPITLGLFALYCYKRTITLTEFKELLFLCLLPIFSMVSYVYFRTPDLEEMVFGTLSNFDTSGGFGPNQVATMIGFGAFILGVFLFIRINLSVYIFLDGFFLTYFIYRGLLTFSRGGMITAVVAFLFFAFFMFLFQKVTLVKVSKYVFVSLILFLGIWLYTSNITGGMIANRYAGENTMGVKKKDVTAGRGKIINMQLESFYESPIFGIGVGNGKYKRIETGEHVTAASHNEVSRLIEEHGSLGIIALLILLIAPLQNMYFSNNYQRAFLISFYIFWFLTINHSAMRIAFPAFVYGLSLIRIVPDES
- a CDS encoding phenylacetate--CoA ligase family protein, giving the protein MMIRKIIYTLGQQLRNPSFKIKYHFLKESEKWSLDELEQYQLKKFKEILQVAYNNSEFYKRKFDELNVDIQKVSSLDDIKLFPIITKKDLIKFAPQIHTNLTFKKKFLATTSGTSGESLKFFREEEVDSFNRAAIQRGYSWYDINPWDRNGYFWGFSFSFISKQKNKILDFLQNRFRIFSYNEKSLKSFIRKAQKANYIHGYSSMIYQTAILINKLKLPKPLQIKMIKGTSEKIFESYQSPIKEAFGVKIISEYGATESGIIAFECEQGSMHLNMEGVLVEEIDNEILVTNLQLHSFPIIRYKLGDYISLAPREKKCSCGKNHLILDEVTGRIGENIYGVENTYPSLYFYYIFKNLSKKEKIVLNYQVVQNQKGKLIFLLDIKVNVDVERKLVAEIEKYFKKDIIFEIKQQAEFIYTKGKLKNFISEINE
- a CDS encoding glycosyltransferase family 2 protein, whose protein sequence is MNNLVSIITPNYNSEKFISETINSVLNQTYKNWEMIIVDDVSTDKSIDIITFFCKQDSRIQLHQLSDNSGAAIARNKAISLAKGTFIAFLDSDDLWLPKKLEFQLDFMLKNNYSLSYTSYEIINEEGNSTNKTIKCKDKLDYNRMLYSNEIGCLTAMYNKDVLGKIFMPKIRKRQDYGLWLKVLKSEKYAFGLATVLAQYRDRSQSISNNKVEMLKWNWNLYKNVENLSYFRATYYTLCNVINKLLK